In Carya illinoinensis cultivar Pawnee chromosome 16, C.illinoinensisPawnee_v1, whole genome shotgun sequence, a single window of DNA contains:
- the LOC122298872 gene encoding probable carbohydrate esterase At4g34215, translating into MFLHFIFCIFVQCDVKPQELKPNNIFLLAGQSNMAGRGGVYNDTKTNLLEWDGQVPPQCTSTPNILTLYLNQTWGIASEPLHKEIDNSKTCGVGPGMPFSNQILAKRPNFGVIGLVPCAVGGTKIEEWQKGTILYNQLVGRAKAARESTSGNIGALLWYQGESDCGEQDSMLYKGRLEKFFNDVRQDLQSPDLPIILVVISAGEGNFLRNVRDAQLNINLKNVVHVDAMGLTLLLDHLHLDTKSVVSIGQELADSFLNNFGQ; encoded by the exons ATGTTTCTTCACTTCATCTTCTGCATATTTGTTCAATGTGATGTTAAGCCCCAAGAGCTCAAACCCAACAACATATTCCTTTTAGCAGGACAAAGCAACATGGCTGGACGTGGAGGCGTTTACAATGACACCAAAACCAACTTGCTCGAGTGGGACGGACAAGTTCCTCCACAATGCACTTCCACTCCCAACATCCTCACACTATATTTAAACCAGACTTGGGGGATAGCTAGTGAACCTCTTCATAAGGAAATTGATAATTCAAAGACCTGCGGGGTGGGACCAGGCATGCCCTTTTCCAACCAAATATTGGCAAAACGTCCAAACTTTGGAGTGATTGGTCTGGTCCCTTGCGCAGTAGGAGGAACAAAGATAGAAGAGTGGCAAAAGGGTACTATACTATACAATCAGTTGGTGGGTAGGGCAAAAGCTGCAAGGGAAAGTACTAGTGGAAATATTGGTGCACTGCTTTGGTATCAAGGAGAGAGTGATTGTGGAGAGCAAGACTCCATGCTCTATAAGGGAAGGCTGGAAAAGTTCTTCAATGATGTTCGACAAGATCTCCAGTCTCCTGACCTCCCTATTATCttg GTTGTAATTTCTGCTGGAGAAGGAAACTTCCTAAGAAATGTAAGAGATGCTCAACTGAATATAAACCTGAAGAATGTTGTGCATGTTGATGCCATGGGCTTAACCCTATTACTAGATCATTTGCATTTGGATACAAAGTCTGTTGTTAGCATTGGTCAAGAGCTAGCTGATAGTTTTCTAAACAACTTTGGCCAGTAG